The Alistipes finegoldii DSM 17242 DNA segment GGGATGCTTCGGCGGCTGTTCGTTCTGTACCATATCGGCCCATCAGGGCAAGTTCATCAACTCGCGCAGCGAACGTTCCATCCTCGCAGAGGTGGAGCGCGTGACCCGGATGCCGGACTTCAAAGGTTATCTGTCGGACGTGGGCGCCCCGTCGGCCAACATGTACCGCATGGGCGGACGCGACCGGGAATTGTGCCGCAAATGCCGCCGCCCGTCGTGCCTGCATCCGAAGATGTGCCCCAATCTGGACAACGACCACCGCCCGCTGCTGGCGCTTTACGAAAAGATCCGGGCGGTGAAAGGCGTCAAAAAGGCCTTTGTCGGCAGCGGCATCCGCTACGACCTGTTTGACGAGAGTCCCTATCTCGATACGGTCGTGAAATACCACACGTCGGGACGACTGAAAGTCGCGCCCGAACACACCGAAGATGCCGTGCTGAAACTGATGCGCAAACCGCCGTTCGCGCTCTTCGAGCGGCTGACCGCCGATTTCCAGCGCATCTGCCGCCGCGAAGGACTGCCCTACCAGCTGATTCCCTACTTCATCTCGTCGCACCCCGGCTGCACCGAACGCGACATGCGTTCGCTGTCGGAGAAAGTCCTCGGCAAACTCCATTTCAACCTCGAACAGGTACAGGACCTCACCCCCACGCCGATGACACTTTCGTCGGTGATGTTCTACACCGGAGAGAATCCCTATACGCACGAAAAGGTCTACGTCGCCCGCTCGCAGGAGGAGAAACGGCGGCAGAAATCGTATTTCTTCAATGAAAAGCCGACCGGAAACCCGACGGTTCCGGAACGGCGCACAACCGCCAGACAAGAACGCGCCCCGAAGAATTATCGCCCGAACGGAGATCGGACGTCGGCCCCCCGACCGCGAAAAGGGGAAAATCCCCGTACAATACCGGGGATAAAGCGCAAAAGGTAAGTAATCCGCACGCCGCACGGCCTGCAGTCGGGCACCGACGTACTTCAAGCCTATTCATGCGGATTTTCAGCGCATTTCAGCGACGAGGAAAGCCGGAGCGTCGCTCCGGCTTTCTTCATACTATTCGGTGTTATTTTACGCCCCACTTATCGCCAACGCGTTTCAGCAGGCGGGAGATGCGGCTCACCTCTTTGTCATCGTCCCCCGTCACCGGAGTCCGGCGTATCAGCCACCACAAAAGCATATAAAACAAGACGAGAAAGACCGACCAGACAACTACATATATCATATCTCTCTATTTTCAGGACAATCCGGATAAACAGCGGCTCATTTCAATTCCGGTGAAGCATCGAACAAGAGACCGAACACCGATCGCGCCATCTCCCCGAAAAGACTGCGCCCGTAAAGCTGTCTGTATTTCCAGCGTGACGAAAGCATGTTGCAAACCAGCTTCGCCCGTCTCTTGTAAACGGGCAATCCGCTGACATGCCGTTTGTTCGCCAGCACATCGGCCAGCACTCTATCCATGCAGCGGCGGTCAAACGACACCCCCGGATTCGTCAGAGGGACGCCCCACACATCCACGGCTATGGCATTCATGGTATCCGCAAACCGGGAGAAACCCAAATCGTCGCAGATCCTGTAAAAATAATTCCAGTCTATCGCATTCTGCTCCTTCCCGACGAACAAAGCCCAGTCGAGCAGATGCCGCAGGGTGATCCCCTCGATCAGGAAGTGAAAAAAGCCATGATAGGTAATATACAGTGCATTGACCGTCGGAAACAATGTATGGAATCTGTCCTCTCCGAACGGCACGAAGTCTCCGCCTTTTACGGCGTCCTGAAAGATTCGCTCCAACCGCCTGATATCGCTCTTCCCTTTGAAAGAGGTCAGATAACGATGGTTTTCGAACATGACGCCGTTCGAGCAGATATGGTTGTGCTTATAATCCAGCCCCGAAACCTTCATCCCCCGGCATCGGGCGATCTCGTTCCCCTTCTCGAACCCTTCGGGCAGAAGGATGTCGATATCCCCGCATTCGCGCTGCAATGGGAAAGGATAATAACGGGCCAATCCGATCCCTTTGAGCAGGATCAGCCGGCAGCCCGCATCGGTACAAAGAGCCGCAAAACGGGCTGCTTCCAGCATTTGTCTCTTCGACCGCGAGACGATCTGCTCCGCCCCGTACGCCCACTGCAACCTCAATCCCCGGCCCGGCTGCAAATCCGGAGACAACCGCCGGACGCTCTCCCACGCCACGGCCAGCACCCCCTGCTGCGCCGCCTGCCCATATACCCGGCTCCATTCCGGATCGGACAACGCCTTATCGAGAGCCGGTTCCTGCATATTTATCGCCGCGGCAAGCAACCGCAGCAACACCCGGTCGGCAGGATTTAGCGTCATAGGAAATCATGGATTGCTCCCGGCAACGGGAATTCAGTAAATCGCTTCATACTGACCGACAACTTTACGCCACGTGTAACATTCATTAGCCAGCCGTTCCATACTGCCGGAAGTATCCTCCCGGCTTTCGGCAGCAAGAGCGGCCAGTTCCTCCGGAGTGCTCCAATAACAGGCTTTATGACCGGTCGTCTCCCGATTGTAACCCACATCGAACGCCAGAATCGGAGCGCCGCAGGACATGGCCTCCACAAGCGACGGGTTGGTTCCGCCGGCGCTATGTCCGTGAATATAAAACAGGCACTGTTTCCGGAGCACGAAGAGTTGTTCCCTGTCATAGACCGGATCGACAATATGGATATTGCAGAACTTGCCATATACGGCTTTCAACTCCCGGCCGTAGGCACTCAGATTCCAATTACCGATAAATACGAGCGGGATATTCGTTTTAGAGAACGCCTCCAGAATCAGATGACAATTGTTTTCCGGCTCGATCCGGCAGATAGTACAGGCGTATGCTTTCGCCCCGACTCCGAAGGAGGCGAGGATTTCGCGCTGCCGGGAAAGATCGACCGGGATCACGGCATGATCCCCGCCATAGGCGATCAGAACCGACGGCTTACGGTAAGTCTCCGTGACATAGTCGCGGATCACCTTATTGTCCGCAATTACGACATCGGCAAACTTGACAGCGATCCGCTCCGACAAACGGAGAAACTTGCGGGCCCATTTGCCCCACTTGTCCCGCCTGTGCTCCAAGCCGTCGATATTGACGACGATCCTCTTGCGGAACAGCAACCGATACAACGGCAAAAACAGACACCCGGAAACGCCCAAAATGAGCACGACGTCGTACCCCCGGCCGACAGTCCGGATCAACGACCAGATATCATACGGAATACTTTGCATACCGTTTGCATGCAACGGCACGTATTCAAGCCGGGCGTTTTTATAAGCTTTCAATCTGGTCGGATAAGCCTTGCCACTGCAAAAAACAGTATAATCCACATCTTCGGAACAACACTCTCCGATGAGGTTTTCCACAAGGGTTTCAAAACCTCCGTATTTCGCCGGAACGCCGACGGTTCCGATAACTGCGACCTTCTTCATATTACCGTTTTATCCAAATAGCGAATTGCTTTTTAAAAGCTTCTATTTCACTTCGGTTGGTATACCGAAAATAATCCTTGTCTGTAAAATAATCCGCAGAGGAATGCAGCCCGATAACCGAAGCGAGCGTTTCGGCATATGCCGGGACATCCTTGCCGGACAAGATGCCGAAGCTGGGAAATTCGGTCAGCATTCTCCTGAAATAAGGCACGTCGCTCGCAAGGATCGGTTTACGAAAATAGAACGCCATTTCGAGAATTCCGCTCTGTGATGTTTTGCGATACGGCAGCGCCACATAATCGGTATGTTCATAAAGATATACCAATTCATCGTCCTCGATATGTCTG contains these protein-coding regions:
- a CDS encoding nucleotidyltransferase domain-containing protein, whose translation is MTLNPADRVLLRLLAAAINMQEPALDKALSDPEWSRVYGQAAQQGVLAVAWESVRRLSPDLQPGRGLRLQWAYGAEQIVSRSKRQMLEAARFAALCTDAGCRLILLKGIGLARYYPFPLQRECGDIDILLPEGFEKGNEIARCRGMKVSGLDYKHNHICSNGVMFENHRYLTSFKGKSDIRRLERIFQDAVKGGDFVPFGEDRFHTLFPTVNALYITYHGFFHFLIEGITLRHLLDWALFVGKEQNAIDWNYFYRICDDLGFSRFADTMNAIAVDVWGVPLTNPGVSFDRRCMDRVLADVLANKRHVSGLPVYKRRAKLVCNMLSSRWKYRQLYGRSLFGEMARSVFGLLFDASPELK
- a CDS encoding DUF1972 domain-containing protein: MKKVAVIGTVGVPAKYGGFETLVENLIGECCSEDVDYTVFCSGKAYPTRLKAYKNARLEYVPLHANGMQSIPYDIWSLIRTVGRGYDVVLILGVSGCLFLPLYRLLFRKRIVVNIDGLEHRRDKWGKWARKFLRLSERIAVKFADVVIADNKVIRDYVTETYRKPSVLIAYGGDHAVIPVDLSRQREILASFGVGAKAYACTICRIEPENNCHLILEAFSKTNIPLVFIGNWNLSAYGRELKAVYGKFCNIHIVDPVYDREQLFVLRKQCLFYIHGHSAGGTNPSLVEAMSCGAPILAFDVGYNRETTGHKACYWSTPEELAALAAESREDTSGSMERLANECYTWRKVVGQYEAIY
- a CDS encoding YgiQ family radical SAM protein encodes the protein MFLPTTIKEVRARGWEQLDVILFSGDAYIDHPAFGAAVIGRLLEAEGYRVAIVPQPNWRDDLRDFTKLGAPRLFFGVSAGSMDSMVNHYTANLRLRSNDAYTPGGKAGFRPDYAVKVYTQILKRLFPHVPVVIGGIEASLRRLTHYDYWNDTLKPSVLAESGADLLIYGMGERVVQQVAKAMRNGYNAKLLRKLRQVAFMADNGYVERLDPAETIRLHAYEECVRDKRAFGENFTIIETQSNLMEPTATLIEAVGDRYVVVTPPNTTLSTDELDHSFDLPYERAPHPRYNGKGDIPAWEMIKHSVNIHRGCFGGCSFCTISAHQGKFINSRSERSILAEVERVTRMPDFKGYLSDVGAPSANMYRMGGRDRELCRKCRRPSCLHPKMCPNLDNDHRPLLALYEKIRAVKGVKKAFVGSGIRYDLFDESPYLDTVVKYHTSGRLKVAPEHTEDAVLKLMRKPPFALFERLTADFQRICRREGLPYQLIPYFISSHPGCTERDMRSLSEKVLGKLHFNLEQVQDLTPTPMTLSSVMFYTGENPYTHEKVYVARSQEEKRRQKSYFFNEKPTGNPTVPERRTTARQERAPKNYRPNGDRTSAPRPRKGENPRTIPGIKRKR